A genomic window from Glycine max cultivar Williams 82 chromosome 17, Glycine_max_v4.0, whole genome shotgun sequence includes:
- the LOC102666005 gene encoding protein MAIN-LIKE 1-like, with protein sequence MYATGSFSHVIEDVAQTPEDVPQLNEDVPHVSNATSEMTGAVDAADAEGVATVGSEGSSAADEGFLGGPRDPSVLTGFVEHVAHSIWNGEERPELKLVSHDRKVDKFGRPAPEIERMIAATGLSPLIRCSVITTDPGLISAFVERWHRETSTFHLPVGELTITLDDVASLLHLPITSTLHSFEPLVTFDAVVLLTELLEVSPEEARVETHQASRPHVRLSWLREVYQNRCRARRWVVEARAYLLHLVGCTLFANKSATHVHVVHLEAFRDLAQTGGFSWGVATLVHLYDHLNEASQTPTRQMASYIALFQCWIYEHFPTVHQ encoded by the exons ATGTATGCAACGGGTTCATTTTCTCATGTGATTGAGGACGTTGCTCAGACACCTGAGGATGTGCCTCAGTTGAATGAGGATGTTCCTCATGTGTCTAATGCTACTTCGGAGATGACAGGCGCCGTCGATGCTGCGGACGCAGAGGGAGTGGCTACTGTTGGTAGTGAGGGGTCATCTGCTGCCGATGAGGGATTCCTTGGTGGGCCACGTGACCCATCAGTTTTGACTGGTTTTGTCGAGCACGTGGCACATAGCATCTGGAATGGAGAG GAACGACCCGAGCTGAAGTTGGTCTCCCATGATAGAAAAGTAGATAAATTTGGGAGACCAGCGCCTGAGATAGAACGCATGATTGCGGCCACCGGATTGAGTCCACTGATCAGGTGTTCGGTAATCACCACTgatcctggacttatatccgcCTTCGTCGAGAGGTGGCATAGGGAGACCAGCACCTTCCACCTGCCAGTAGGAGAGTTGACGATCACTCTAGATGACGTGGCGTCACTCCTACACCTTCCCATCACTAGTACGTTACATAGCTTCGAGCCGCTGGTTACTTTCGACGCAGTCGTGCTGTTGACGGAGCTGCTTGAGGTTAGCCCTGAGGAGGCTAGAGTTGAGACCCATCAGGCGTCTAGGCCTCATGTTCGGTTGTCCTGGCTTCGGGAGGTGTACCAGAACAGGTGTCGGGCCAGACGGTGGGTTGTAGAAGCCCGCGCGTATCTCCTCCACTTGGTCGGTTGCACACTTttcgctaacaagagtgcaactcATGTTCATGTCGTGCACTTGGAGGCTTTCAGGGACCTGGCCCAGACAGGGGGATTCTCTTGGGGAGTGGCAACATTGGTGCACTTGTACGACCATCTGAATGAAGCGTCGCAGACCCCTACACGACAGATGGCTAGTTACATTGCATTATTTCAG TGCTGGATATACGAGCACTTTCCGACGGTGCAtcagtga